A single window of Nicotiana sylvestris chromosome 3, ASM39365v2, whole genome shotgun sequence DNA harbors:
- the LOC104237520 gene encoding NAC domain-containing protein 2-like has translation MSTVAAARRRIMGVRFHPTEAELINFLKRFLKGEPLPSECPNFQLADIYGDQPPWKIFGANSDHPEEKVHYFLTRLKKPKSEHTRVRRTCANGTWKGQTGIDSIKNGKGTVVGFRRSFKFQSSTKEGENNKIWLMKEYFVGDDFFRENNIPKEDIVVCRIKKNTRSEKNHGVNMEEQDVANVIGAMLHGRDKDYCTTVQPITICEAAKHQVMDEAQKMNEHNNSSYTNDCSNYQEEINWADEVLLDIDDFGDIICC, from the coding sequence ATGTCGACAGTAGCAGCGGCACGCCGGCGTATCATGGGTGTTCGGTTTCACCCAACTGAAGCAGAGTTGATCAACTTTCTTAAAAGGTTCCTAAAGGGCGAGCCTTTGCCGAGTGAATGCCCTAATTTCCAACTTGCCGATATCTATGGAGACCAACCACCATGGAAGATATTTGGAGCTAATTCTGATCATCCCGAAGAGAAGGTTCACTATTTTTTGACACGGTTAAAGAAGCCGAAGAGCGAACATACAAGGGTTCGTCGAACTTGCGCCAACGGGACATGGAAAGGCCAAACAGGTATTGATTCTATCAAGAATGGTAAGGGAACTGTGGTTGGGTTTAGAAGAAGTTTCAAGTTTCAAAGTAGTACAAAAGAAGGAGAGAACAATAAAATTTGGCTGATGAAAGAATATTTCGTCGGGGATGATTTCTTCAGAGAAAACAACATTCCTAAAGAGGATATTGTAGTGTGCCGAATCAAGAAGAATACAAGATCAGAGAAAAATCATGGGGTAAATATGGAGGAACAAGATGTTGCCAACGTGATCGGAGCTATGTTGCATGGACGTGATAAAGATTACTGCACTACAGTACAACCAATAACAATTTGTGAAGCAGCTAAACATCAAGTTATGGACGAGGCTCAAAAGATGAACGAACATAACAATAGCAGCTATACTAATGACTGCTCCAACTACCAAGAAGAGATCAATTGGGCTGATGAAGTGCTCCTAGATATTGACGATTTTGGTGATATAATTTGCTGTTGA